A portion of the Terriglobales bacterium genome contains these proteins:
- a CDS encoding ATP-binding protein codes for MSETSHQAVAYLCDAGGNVRRKLRDHLGCPELSAGEPLSALVLNGGAERLAEMLAAVRRSGGAFDWELSVSVQGRPETLHFAAAADGDDVLVIGGRTRYETVRLFEQLAGRESARTEALRQAIRQEAARRREWAGRATEFFAEISRLTQELAETHKELAHKDSLLEVGSQALAESENQFRTVFEYAGDTIVVLNDEGRFLRANPAAERIFGLPPAQLTGKTISEFIELGPVARRIGIVFRKAERREGQFALRDVRGRVVHVEYTATPDFIPGRHLMILRDVSQRKRHEAEIHELNQSLERRVAERTRQLEQINRELEAFSYSVSHDLRAPFRHMMGYAELLLKRLDAADETTRHYAASIAEAGQHAGQLVDNLLDFSHTARHQLQRVAVDTPQLVEDVRLEVTSADAKGRRVYWRVSELPSLYADEAMLRQVFRNLFSNALKFTRSRDDAVIEVGCHDDADEVIVFVRDNGVGFDMHYVDKLFGVFQRLHKVEEFEGTGIGLANVRRIVQRHGGRAWATGAPNRGATIYFSIPKRIEDKEQSA; via the coding sequence TTGTCAGAAACTAGCCATCAGGCCGTCGCCTATTTATGCGACGCCGGCGGGAACGTCCGCCGCAAGCTGCGCGACCACCTCGGCTGCCCCGAGCTCTCCGCCGGCGAGCCTCTCTCCGCGCTCGTCCTCAACGGCGGCGCCGAACGCCTCGCCGAGATGCTCGCCGCCGTCCGCCGCTCCGGCGGCGCCTTCGACTGGGAGCTCAGCGTCTCCGTCCAGGGCCGGCCGGAGACCCTGCACTTCGCCGCCGCCGCCGACGGCGACGACGTCCTCGTCATCGGCGGACGCACCCGCTACGAAACCGTGCGCCTGTTCGAGCAGCTCGCCGGCCGCGAATCCGCGCGCACCGAAGCCCTCCGCCAGGCCATCCGCCAGGAAGCCGCCCGCCGCCGCGAGTGGGCCGGCCGCGCCACCGAGTTCTTCGCCGAGATCTCCCGCCTCACCCAGGAGCTCGCCGAGACCCATAAGGAACTTGCGCACAAGGATTCCCTGCTCGAAGTCGGCTCCCAGGCCCTCGCCGAGAGCGAGAACCAGTTCCGCACCGTCTTCGAGTACGCCGGCGACACCATCGTCGTCCTCAACGACGAAGGCCGCTTCCTGCGCGCCAATCCTGCCGCCGAGCGCATCTTCGGCCTGCCGCCCGCGCAGCTCACCGGCAAGACCATCTCTGAGTTCATCGAACTCGGCCCCGTCGCCCGCCGCATCGGCATCGTCTTTCGCAAGGCCGAGCGCCGCGAGGGCCAGTTCGCCCTCCGCGATGTCCGCGGCCGCGTCGTCCACGTCGAGTACACCGCCACTCCCGACTTCATCCCCGGCCGCCACCTCATGATCCTGCGCGACGTCAGCCAGCGCAAGCGCCACGAGGCCGAGATCCACGAGCTCAACCAGAGCCTCGAGCGCCGCGTCGCCGAGCGCACCCGCCAGCTCGAGCAGATCAACCGCGAGCTCGAGGCCTTCTCCTACTCCGTCTCCCACGACCTCCGCGCGCCCTTCCGCCACATGATGGGTTACGCCGAGCTCCTGCTCAAGCGCCTCGACGCCGCCGACGAGACCACCCGCCACTACGCCGCTTCCATCGCCGAAGCCGGCCAGCACGCCGGCCAGCTCGTCGACAACCTCCTCGACTTCTCCCACACCGCGCGCCACCAGCTCCAGCGCGTCGCCGTCGACACCCCGCAGCTCGTCGAAGACGTCCGCCTCGAAGTCACCTCCGCCGATGCCAAGGGCCGCCGCGTCTACTGGCGCGTCTCCGAGCTCCCCTCGCTCTACGCCGACGAGGCCATGCTCCGCCAGGTCTTCCGCAACCTCTTCTCCAACGCCCTCAAGTTCACCCGCTCTCGCGACGACGCCGTCATCGAGGTCGGCTGCCACGACGACGCCGACGAGGTCATCGTCTTCGTCCGCGACAACGGCGTCGGCTTCGACATGCACTACGTCGACAAGCTTTTTGGTGTCTTCCAGCGCCTCCACAAGGTGGAGGAGTTCGAAGGCACCGGCATCGGTCT